The following proteins are encoded in a genomic region of Halictus rubicundus isolate RS-2024b unplaced genomic scaffold, iyHalRubi1_principal scaffold0295, whole genome shotgun sequence:
- the LOC143364147 gene encoding uncharacterized protein LOC143364147 yields MNFSQMLFNSCGSITPKSTWGKIATMGYASLGIPLTVVYLSSAGGLLSRCARGVFTHALCCCLCSNCGYCCYDERRMEEKERRMRKKRQQEEVAQQQQQLQLQEPFYVRANASTFTSTVASPKDEVSSLGSGDRPNVTILAPISICLGAILCYIVAGAFTLHKLDDWSFVDASYFCFMSMSTIGFGDMVPGSYPRQNLYESRNVTIWFCSCYIMSGIAITAMCFNILHDEIVHRLSHQVEKPEPIKASPSVDELSTDPFALTS; encoded by the exons atgaatttttcacaaatgTTGTTTAACA GTTGCGGTAGCATAACGCCGAAATCCACGTGGGGTAAAATCGCGACCATGGGTTACGCCAGCCTCGGGATCCCGTTGACTGTGGTTTACCTATCGAGCGCCGGAGGTCTGTTATCCAGATGTGCCAGAGGTGTCTTTACACATGCTCTTTGCTGCTGCCTTTGTTCGAATTGCGGCTATTGTTGCTACGATGAAAGAAGAATGGAG GAGAAGGAGAGACGAATGAGGAAGAAAAGGCAGCAGGAAGAAGTGgctcagcagcaacagcaattgCAGTTACAGGAGCCCTTTTATGTCCGCGCAAATGCGTCAACGTTCACGAGCACAGTGGCCAGCCCAAAGGACGAAGTGTCGAGTCTTGGCTCCGGTGACAGGCCAAACGTTACTATACTCGCACCAATCAGCATTTGTCTCGGTGCAATACTGTGCTACATTGTGGCAGGCGCTTTTACTCTGCACAAGTTGGACGACTGGTCCTTTGTGG ATGCAAGCTACTTCTGCTTCATGAGCATGAGCACGATTGGGTTCGGCGATATGGTTCCCGGTTCCTACCCCCGTCAGAATCTTTACGAGTCGAGGAACGTAACCATTTGGTTTTGCTCCTGCTACATAATGTCTGGGATCGCAATCACCGCGATGTGCTTCAACATCCTCCATGATGAGATCGTCCATAGGCTCAGCCATCAGGTGGAAAAACCGGAGCCGATCAAAGCCAGTCCAAGTGTGGACGAGCTGTCAACGGATCCTTTCGCGTTGACCTCGTGA